DNA from Trichocoleus sp.:
TGCTCTGTGCCACCGCAAGTGGGGCTGCAATGCTTTTTGGATTAGAGTAATCTGGTTCATGAGGGTTTTGTGGATGAATGTGGTAATTCCCATGAAACCCTCTCTTACTCAGTCTTTGCAAGCTTTTGTCCAGTACTTAGGGGGCGGATACATCATCAGAATTAAGCCGATCGCAATGGGAATGTTGGTGGTTCCCACCTGAAACTGATGAATGAATTGTTCGACACTGGGAATGAAGTAGCCTAACGCCACTCCAAACACCATTGCTAAAAAGATCCAAAGGGTGAGATAGCGATCGAGGAAAGAGAGTTGTTTAACCGTTGCGGTTGTGGTTGCCATAATCCTGATTCAATAAAAACGAAAAGGGTGGAGTGATTAAACCTTCCTGCTAAATGTGTCTCTAAAGCGTTTGCTCTTTCTGAAGAACTTCTCGAATCGTTAAATAAGGTTGAGGCTTGCCTTCATAAGCCGTGCCGTACTCTCCCTTGAAGAGATGAACTTGACCCACCTCATAAGCTTCTGGCGGCAGGGGGACATAATCAACCGATTGGACAAGACTCGACCCATTCTTTAGATAAAACTCGACAAACTGACGCAGTTGTTGATTCTGCTGTGATGCCTGACCGTTGACGTAAATGAACAGCGGACGGGACAAAGGCTGATATTGGGCCGTTTCGACCGCTTCACGAGAAGGGGCGACGGGCCCTTTTGATTGACTCTGACTGTCATCAACAATTTGGACTGCTTTCAGCTTGTCCTGATTTTTTTCGTAGTAGGACAATCCAAAAAATCCCAAGGCATTAGGGTTACTAGCAACCCCTTGGACTAATCGATTGTCATCCTCGCTACCTGTGTAGTCGCTGCGGGTTGCTGCTTCCCCTGTGATTACTTCTGCAAAATAGTCGTAGGTTCCAGAGTCGCGCCCAGGACCATAAAGGGTGAGTGGACGATTAGGGAAGTCAGGACGAACTTGATTCCAGTTTGTAATTTTCCCCTGTGCCGCAGTCTCCCAAACTTTCTTGAGTTCTGAAACACTCAAGTTTTGTGCCCAGGTGTTCTCAGGATGCACGACGACCGTCAATGCGTCAAAAGCGATCGGCAGTTCAATAAACCGGATTCCGTTGGCGCGACAAGTTGCAATCTCCTCGGTTGAAATAGGACGAGAGGCATCGCTGATATCGGTTTCGCCAGCACAAAACTTTCTAAATCCCCCTGTTGTTCCTGAAAACCCTACCGTGATTTCAGTACTGGGATTAGATTGGCGAAACGCTTGAGCAACAGCATTTGTGACAGGGTACACCGTGCTGGACCCATCAACTTCGATAACAGAGGTTGAAGCTGCATTTCCTGCTGGGCTCGCTGTGGTATTGGTGGCGGCATTGTCCTTTGCTTGGGGCTGTACGCCACCACTACAAGCAGATAGAACAAAAGCAGTAGCTAGCAAAAGTAGAGATGCCTTAAACGATGGATGAATTGCGATCATGGCAACCCCCTCAGTGAGGTAAGGTCAATTTTTCAACTCTGAAGCTTCGGAGTTATATCAATATTTATTGATATATCAATTAAAGTTGATTAATCAAGTATACAAAACAACTATTCCTCAAACTTGCAACAAAATTTATTTAAGTGAAAACTGTTCTGAAGTCCTCAAGCTTCACAGGAGCGGCTAGGGACGATCGGACTAAAGCGGCGATAATCAGCAAGATACTGTTCCATCACGACAAATTGAGGCAGGTTCAGGCTGTAATAAATCCAACGACCTTCCTGTCGGGAACGCACCAGTTCGGCTTCCTTCAGTACTTTCAGATGAAATGACAGCTTAGACTGCGTTACGTCTAATGCTGCACAAAGATCACAGACGCAAAGTTCTCGATCCCGCAAAAGCTCTAGCACTTGCAATCGCAGGGGTTCTGAAAGGGCATGAAAGCCTGCAAGAACTTGACTGGATAATAGTGTTGGCAGTTTCCCCATCAACTTTTGTTTGATTAACTTTTGTTGAAACAAGATTTCTTCCAGTATAGGGCAGGGATAAGACAGAGAAGAAAGGGGTCGCGATCAAATCTTCACGTCTGAACAGTTGACGATCGAATCAGTATTTTGATAGTTATAGAAATATGGAAAAGACACCCTCAAGCACTCCATCTGTCGAGTCGATTGCCGAAATCTTCTCAGCACTGGGACAGGTTTCGCGGTTGCAAATCGTTCGGTTGCTGCTTGCTGCCTATCCCAAAGGTCTACCAGCTGGAGAAATTCAGAAGGAGTTGGGTATTTCTGCCCCAACGCTTTCCCATCACCTGGAAAAGCTGCGTCAGGTGGGTGTTCTGCAAACCGAGAAGGATCGTCAGTGGATCTGGTACAGTGTCCGTTCTGAGGCATTGAAGCAATTGATGGAGTTCCTTTATGCCGAGTGCTGCACGCGCAACCATGTGGTAGTGCTGGAAGGATCTGCGGATGATTCGGATCAGGGCTGCTGCGCTTAAAGAGACAGCCTACCCCATCTGTTTTTTTACTCTTTATTTCGATATTTGTAAAATTACCAAAGGAGTATTGCGATGGCTACCTTCAAAACTCATGTTGCGTTGAATGTCACTAACCTTGACAACTCTGTTGCTTTTTACCAGGCGATGTTTGGTGTTGCTCCAGTGAAGCACAAAGCTGATTATGCCAAGTTTGACCTGGATCAACCTGCCCTCAATCTGACAATGAATTTAATCGATCGCGTCGAGTCACGCGGCGCACTCTCGCACTTAGGCGTTCAAGTCGATAGTACCGAGACTGTAAAACAGGCGATCGAGCGGTTCAAAGCCGCAGAGTTAGCAACCTTTGAAGAGCAAGATACGGACTGCTGCTATGCCTTACAGGACAAGGTTTGGGTGACAGATCCAGATGGCAATCGCTGGGAGATTTTTGTGGTCAAGGTTGGGGATACGGCTCCAGAACAGAATGTGGGTTCAGCCTGCCCTCAGCCTCAAGTCCAAGCCATTAAGCCCTGCTGTGCTTAAACGAAGTACTGATTGATAGACGGTGAAGTAATGGGGTGAGATCAAGGTCTAAGTCACAAACATTGATTCAATGAATAGCCTCGTGAGTGCCCCATAACATTAGGAAAAATTGATATGAACCCAGTTTCCGTGCTTCCAGATGATGGAATTGAACCGAATGGGATTGTTGCTCAAGCATTTCTGAGTCGTAATCTTAAAACATTCAGGCAGGCTTGCCAATGGATCAAAGATTTACCCTATGGCTCAAATTCCAGCACAGAAGATTCATTGATCTTGTTTGAGGAGAACTGTGGCACTTGTACAACCAAACACGGCATTATTGCCAGATTAGCTCAGGAGCTTGGTTTGGCAGTTTATAAGAATTTAGGGTTTTACAGGTTAAATGATGAGATTGTGACAGGCGTGAACAGTCTGCTGCAACCCCATAATCTAACTTTCATCCCTCAAATTCACTGCTTCTTAGAGTATGGTGAGTTCAGAATAGACTTGACTGAAGGTAACTGCAACGGCAAAAACAAAACGATCGACACTTATGATTTTGTCGTTCGAGTTAACCCAGATTTAACTCGTGCTGAGGAGGAACAGTACTACCTCAGTTACCTGAATCAGTACTTTGCGAGCGAACCCCAGCTACAAGCTGTAGGAATTCCAGCTATCTTAAATCTGCTTGAGGCTTGCAATCAGCGGGTTAAATATCAATGCTCCATTATGTCCAGCTATCA
Protein-coding regions in this window:
- a CDS encoding metalloregulator ArsR/SmtB family transcription factor; translation: MGKLPTLLSSQVLAGFHALSEPLRLQVLELLRDRELCVCDLCAALDVTQSKLSFHLKVLKEAELVRSRQEGRWIYYSLNLPQFVVMEQYLADYRRFSPIVPSRSCEA
- a CDS encoding PstS family phosphate ABC transporter substrate-binding protein produces the protein MIAIHPSFKASLLLLATAFVLSACSGGVQPQAKDNAATNTTASPAGNAASTSVIEVDGSSTVYPVTNAVAQAFRQSNPSTEITVGFSGTTGGFRKFCAGETDISDASRPISTEEIATCRANGIRFIELPIAFDALTVVVHPENTWAQNLSVSELKKVWETAAQGKITNWNQVRPDFPNRPLTLYGPGRDSGTYDYFAEVITGEAATRSDYTGSEDDNRLVQGVASNPNALGFFGLSYYEKNQDKLKAVQIVDDSQSQSKGPVAPSREAVETAQYQPLSRPLFIYVNGQASQQNQQLRQFVEFYLKNGSSLVQSVDYVPLPPEAYEVGQVHLFKGEYGTAYEGKPQPYLTIREVLQKEQTL
- a CDS encoding metalloregulator ArsR/SmtB family transcription factor, translating into MEKTPSSTPSVESIAEIFSALGQVSRLQIVRLLLAAYPKGLPAGEIQKELGISAPTLSHHLEKLRQVGVLQTEKDRQWIWYSVRSEALKQLMEFLYAECCTRNHVVVLEGSADDSDQGCCA
- a CDS encoding ArsI/CadI family heavy metal resistance metalloenzyme: MATFKTHVALNVTNLDNSVAFYQAMFGVAPVKHKADYAKFDLDQPALNLTMNLIDRVESRGALSHLGVQVDSTETVKQAIERFKAAELATFEEQDTDCCYALQDKVWVTDPDGNRWEIFVVKVGDTAPEQNVGSACPQPQVQAIKPCCA